A section of the Desulfovibrio aminophilus genome encodes:
- a CDS encoding VOC family protein → MPRFTGINHLAMATGDMDATIRFWRDLLGMRLVAGLGHPGYRHYFFEIAPQDMIAFFEWPKVEPGPLKDHGAPVAGPHTFDHVSVGVASDDDLWELKDKLDAAGFWVSEIIDHGFIHSIYSFDPNNIAIEFSAPVAGVDVRAHPVNTDTAPSPAAQEGPEPQSGHWPPPTPTPAADRAVYPGEGQAIVEALKKRGKI, encoded by the coding sequence ATGCCCCGCTTCACCGGCATCAACCACCTGGCCATGGCCACCGGCGACATGGACGCCACCATCCGCTTCTGGCGCGACCTCCTGGGAATGCGCCTCGTGGCCGGGCTCGGCCACCCCGGCTACCGCCACTACTTTTTCGAGATCGCGCCCCAGGACATGATCGCCTTCTTCGAGTGGCCCAAGGTCGAACCCGGGCCGCTCAAGGACCACGGCGCGCCCGTGGCCGGGCCCCACACCTTCGACCACGTCTCCGTGGGCGTGGCCTCGGACGACGACCTCTGGGAACTCAAGGACAAGCTCGACGCCGCCGGATTCTGGGTCTCCGAGATCATCGACCACGGCTTCATCCACTCCATCTACTCCTTCGACCCGAACAACATCGCCATCGAGTTCTCCGCGCCCGTGGCCGGAGTGGACGTGCGCGCGCACCCCGTGAACACCGACACCGCGCCCTCCCCCGCGGCCCAGGAAGGGCCGGAGCCCCAGTCCGGCCACTGGCCGCCGCCCACCCCCACCCCGGCAGCCGACCGGGCCGTGTACCCGGGCGAAGGCCAGGCCATCGTCGAGGCCTTGAAGAAACGCGGAAAAATATAA
- a CDS encoding decaprenyl-phosphate phosphoribosyltransferase, giving the protein MVWPGACKTPRAMSTTKDILFLLRPHQYLKNLFIFAPVLFAARVTEAQLLLTSALAFACFCLVASGVYVFNDLRDREADREHPKKRNRPIASGAVGVGQARGLIVGLLAAGLGLALALLPLGVAACIGVYIVLNLLYSVKLKHVPLLDVTIIALGFVLRLFVGSAATGIELSAWIILTTFLLALFLALAKRRDDELIFLETGKRMRQAGAGYNLEFINVSLGIMAAVVVVAYTMYTLTPSVAAHFGTDKIYLSVILVVLGILRYLQLTFVYKDSGSPTRIVLKDRFLQAVILCWGAFFVAVAVWRNTVR; this is encoded by the coding sequence ATCGTCTGGCCCGGAGCTTGCAAAACACCCCGCGCCATGAGCACGACAAAAGACATCCTCTTTCTGCTGCGGCCGCACCAGTACTTGAAGAACCTGTTCATCTTCGCGCCGGTGCTGTTCGCCGCCAGGGTCACGGAAGCGCAACTTTTGCTCACCTCGGCCCTGGCCTTCGCCTGCTTCTGTCTGGTGGCCAGCGGGGTGTACGTCTTCAACGACCTGCGCGACCGCGAGGCCGACCGGGAGCACCCCAAGAAGCGCAACCGGCCCATCGCCAGCGGCGCGGTGGGCGTGGGCCAGGCGCGGGGGCTCATAGTGGGGCTGCTGGCCGCGGGCCTGGGCCTGGCCCTGGCCCTGCTGCCGCTGGGCGTGGCGGCCTGCATCGGCGTATACATCGTCCTGAACCTGCTCTACAGCGTGAAGCTCAAGCACGTGCCCCTGCTGGACGTGACCATCATCGCCCTGGGCTTCGTGCTGCGGCTGTTCGTGGGCTCGGCGGCCACGGGCATCGAGCTGTCGGCCTGGATCATCCTGACCACCTTTCTCCTGGCTCTGTTCCTGGCCCTGGCCAAGCGCCGGGACGACGAGCTGATCTTCCTGGAGACGGGCAAGCGCATGCGCCAGGCCGGGGCGGGCTACAACCTGGAGTTCATCAACGTGAGCCTGGGGATCATGGCCGCCGTGGTCGTGGTGGCCTACACCATGTACACCCTGACCCCCTCGGTGGCCGCGCACTTCGGCACGGACAAGATCTACCTTTCGGTGATCCTGGTGGTGCTCGGGATTCTGCGCTATCTCCAGCTGACCTTCGTGTACAAGGATTCCGGCTCGCCCACGCGCATCGTGCTCAAGGACCGCTTCCTGCAGGCGGTGATCCTCTGCTGGGGCGCGTTCTTCGTGGCGGTGGCGGTCTGGCGCAACACGGTCCGGTGA
- a CDS encoding PDZ domain-containing protein, with the protein MARRAPFPLAALAPLLVLVPLLASCVGKAPGTPGSIWPPKADPGRVWYAARFMSSPDTALRALRDTRASWTVLGGEPVEIAATQGRLRVRVQVRKTRTEAVYHTAPFRRGCLNPASVTCDDYPDFVERTTFERPTLILPLPEVERVLLYEPDIVRVVHEKGRITDFNARDAETRQLLADALSTLARPFGFRPEATPGMTLADLSLAQRLNLGLSGGVLVTGVQRGSPAERAGLHHLDVILKLDGETADAAKLAARATALVDAKAAPLRLDVLRWRADPDDPMDKTGPFSTELRGPRDIF; encoded by the coding sequence ATGGCACGACGCGCCCCCTTCCCCCTCGCGGCCCTGGCCCCGCTCCTCGTCCTGGTCCCGCTCCTGGCCTCCTGCGTGGGAAAGGCCCCGGGAACCCCCGGCTCCATCTGGCCGCCCAAGGCCGATCCCGGCCGGGTCTGGTACGCCGCGCGCTTCATGTCCTCCCCGGACACGGCCCTGCGCGCCCTGCGCGACACCCGCGCCTCCTGGACCGTGCTCGGCGGCGAGCCCGTGGAGATCGCCGCGACCCAGGGCCGCCTGCGCGTGCGGGTCCAGGTCAGGAAAACCCGCACGGAGGCCGTGTACCACACCGCGCCCTTCCGGCGCGGCTGCCTGAACCCGGCCTCCGTGACCTGCGACGACTACCCGGACTTCGTGGAGCGGACCACCTTCGAACGGCCCACCCTGATCCTGCCCCTGCCCGAGGTGGAGCGCGTCCTGCTCTACGAGCCGGACATCGTGCGCGTGGTCCACGAAAAGGGCCGGATCACCGACTTCAACGCCCGCGACGCCGAGACCCGGCAGCTCCTGGCCGACGCCCTGTCCACCCTGGCCCGGCCCTTCGGGTTCCGGCCCGAGGCCACGCCGGGCATGACCCTGGCCGACCTGAGCCTGGCCCAGCGCCTGAACCTGGGCCTCTCGGGCGGCGTGCTCGTCACCGGCGTGCAGCGCGGCAGCCCGGCCGAACGCGCCGGGCTCCACCACCTGGACGTGATCCTCAAGCTCGACGGCGAGACCGCCGACGCCGCCAAACTGGCCGCCCGCGCCACGGCCCTGGTCGACGCCAAGGCCGCGCCCCTGCGCCTGGACGTGCTGCGCTGGCGCGCCGACCCCGACGACCCCATGGACAAGACCGGGCCCTTCAGCACCGAACTGCGCGGCCCGCGCGACATCTTCTGA
- a CDS encoding EamA family transporter, with amino-acid sequence MKYFLLAATVLLISFGQILLKLGAEGLKGGAGCVLNLFGLNLTWHLLVGVFVYGAATITWILTLKEMPLSIAYPAVSLSYVLVALLSIGMLGERVNLTYGLGLLCIMVGVSLIAFR; translated from the coding sequence ATGAAGTACTTTTTGCTGGCGGCCACGGTGCTGCTCATCAGCTTCGGCCAGATCCTGCTCAAGCTGGGGGCCGAGGGCCTCAAGGGCGGCGCGGGCTGCGTCCTGAACCTCTTCGGCCTGAACCTGACCTGGCACCTGCTGGTGGGCGTGTTCGTCTACGGCGCGGCCACGATCACCTGGATCCTGACCCTCAAGGAGATGCCCCTGTCCATCGCCTACCCGGCGGTCTCCCTGAGCTACGTCCTGGTGGCCCTGCTCTCCATCGGCATGCTCGGCGAACGGGTGAACCTGACCTACGGCCTGGGGCTCCTCTGCATCATGGTCGGGGTCAGCCTGATCGCCTTCCGCTAG
- the thiC gene encoding phosphomethylpyrimidine synthase ThiC: protein MSLVRSGSVLSEVLESALSDLAPHEGLTPEALRAGVEAGTLCLLANPAHAGVRPTLIGRPGRVKVNANIGTSPLASDLAGEIDKLRVAEGAGADTVMDLSTAGDLDELRRAMLAATALPLGTVPIYALAQQRMREDRDPADFEPGDLLAEIEKQARQGVDFMTVHCGLTRRGAELAQDGSRELGIVSRGGAILARWMRGRGEENPLLTHYDAILDIAREHNVVLSLGDGLRPGAGADAGDPAQWEEVLTLGVLARRARAAGVQAMIEGPGHVPLHLVRSQIEGIKRATFGAPLYVLGPLVTDCAAGRDHMAGAIGGALAVMAGADFLCYLTPAEHLCLPDASDVREGVLASRLAAQAAEASLGRPWAVAREREMSKARQTLDWEGMARAALDPCLVRARSRGTEHGKECGMCGRFCAIRMSETGERG, encoded by the coding sequence ATGTCCCTGGTCCGTTCCGGTTCCGTCCTGTCCGAGGTCCTCGAATCCGCCCTGTCCGACCTGGCCCCCCATGAGGGCCTGACCCCGGAGGCCCTGCGCGCGGGCGTGGAGGCGGGCACGCTCTGCCTGCTGGCCAACCCGGCCCACGCGGGGGTGCGGCCCACGCTCATCGGCCGGCCCGGCCGGGTCAAGGTCAACGCCAACATCGGCACCTCGCCCCTGGCCTCGGACCTGGCCGGGGAGATCGACAAGCTGCGCGTGGCCGAGGGCGCGGGCGCGGACACGGTCATGGACCTGTCCACGGCCGGGGACCTGGACGAGTTGCGGCGGGCGATGCTGGCGGCCACGGCCCTGCCCCTGGGCACGGTGCCGATCTACGCCCTGGCCCAGCAGCGGATGCGCGAGGACCGCGACCCGGCGGACTTCGAGCCCGGGGACCTGCTGGCCGAGATCGAGAAGCAGGCCCGCCAGGGCGTGGACTTCATGACCGTGCACTGCGGCCTGACGCGGCGGGGCGCGGAGCTGGCCCAGGACGGCTCGCGGGAGTTGGGCATCGTCTCGCGCGGCGGGGCCATCCTGGCCCGCTGGATGCGCGGCCGGGGGGAGGAGAACCCGCTGCTCACGCACTACGACGCGATTTTGGACATCGCCCGGGAGCACAACGTGGTCCTGAGCCTGGGCGACGGGCTGCGGCCCGGCGCGGGCGCGGACGCGGGCGACCCGGCCCAGTGGGAGGAGGTCCTGACCCTGGGCGTGCTGGCCCGGCGGGCGCGGGCGGCCGGGGTCCAGGCCATGATCGAGGGCCCGGGGCACGTGCCGCTGCACCTCGTGCGCTCCCAGATCGAGGGCATCAAGCGGGCCACCTTCGGCGCGCCGCTTTACGTGCTCGGGCCGCTGGTCACGGACTGCGCGGCCGGGCGCGACCACATGGCCGGGGCCATCGGCGGGGCCCTGGCGGTCATGGCCGGGGCGGACTTCCTCTGCTATCTGACCCCGGCCGAGCACCTCTGCCTGCCGGACGCCTCGGACGTGCGCGAGGGCGTGCTGGCCTCGCGGCTGGCGGCCCAGGCCGCCGAGGCCTCCCTGGGGCGTCCCTGGGCCGTGGCGCGGGAGCGCGAGATGTCCAAGGCGCGGCAGACCCTGGACTGGGAGGGCATGGCCCGGGCGGCCCTGGACCCCTGCCTGGTGCGGGCGCGTTCGCGGGGCACGGAGCACGGCAAGGAGTGCGGCATGTGCGGCCGGTTCTGCGCCATCCGCATGTCCGAGACGGGGGAGCGCGGCTGA